A stretch of Leptospira perdikensis DNA encodes these proteins:
- a CDS encoding methylmalonyl-CoA mutase family protein, giving the protein MNEFLFSDFPEVSTEDWKNQILKDLKGNPWDKVTWETEEGFKIEPFYRKEDIPELPRVYKRNPGWNITETILSESELNDLSKKGADAAVLISHEEDGNQFGLKIKSSSDLEKLAGQTGNLPLVVSLSSRTTSFADSLKKLTSSHNIVLGDLDPYGTALLSGELKIEEGAIGKSFATLSGTKGFAGVGIHSYYLRDAGASIGQELAYSLSWGVDYLNRHIDVGVSIEDAAANIWFWMGIGSDYFTEMAKFRAMRILWTEVLNAYKPGLGESVPALIVARTSNFQFTAYDPYVNMLRGTTAAMSAVMGGADFVSVLPFDSEYSAQQELGKRIARNSQLLLRYESFLDKVEDPAAGSYYLEVLTKKLAETAWSQFQTLEKDGGFGDALKKGTIQKEITTRADKKRNALATKKEILLGTNQYPLPSERHPELVSSLEETKKQIGTTKKTTYVSLVPVRLSYEFDKWRNITDTHIASGEKLPKIFLLTIGDLTMRKARAGFSSNFLGCLGYEIIDNLGFTSVKEGVSAAKELGAEIVVLCSSDEEYATYLPEFVLEMKTQLPNSWKLLAGYPKDLITQAESLGIDDFIHMKRNIVEFMEKAQTKWIGK; this is encoded by the coding sequence TTGAACGAATTTTTATTTTCAGACTTCCCTGAAGTTTCCACTGAGGATTGGAAAAACCAAATCCTCAAAGATTTAAAAGGTAACCCTTGGGACAAAGTCACATGGGAAACAGAAGAAGGATTCAAAATCGAACCCTTCTACCGCAAAGAAGATATCCCCGAACTTCCTAGAGTGTACAAACGGAATCCAGGATGGAATATCACTGAAACCATCCTGTCTGAATCAGAACTGAATGACCTTTCCAAAAAAGGTGCGGATGCTGCAGTCCTTATCTCACACGAAGAAGATGGAAACCAATTTGGATTAAAAATCAAATCTTCTAGTGACTTGGAAAAACTTGCAGGCCAGACGGGAAATCTTCCCCTTGTGGTCTCCCTTAGCTCTAGAACTACATCTTTTGCTGACTCACTTAAAAAACTTACATCTTCGCATAACATCGTTCTTGGCGATTTGGATCCTTACGGAACTGCACTTTTATCTGGGGAATTAAAAATCGAAGAAGGTGCTATCGGAAAATCTTTTGCAACACTTTCCGGAACCAAAGGATTTGCTGGTGTTGGGATTCATAGTTACTACTTACGAGATGCCGGGGCTTCCATTGGCCAAGAGTTGGCCTATTCTCTTTCTTGGGGAGTGGACTATTTAAACCGCCATATTGATGTTGGTGTTTCGATTGAAGACGCTGCTGCCAACATTTGGTTCTGGATGGGAATTGGTTCCGACTACTTTACCGAAATGGCAAAATTTCGAGCCATGCGGATCCTCTGGACAGAAGTTTTGAATGCTTACAAACCTGGCCTTGGAGAAAGTGTTCCGGCCCTTATCGTTGCAAGAACTTCCAATTTCCAATTCACGGCTTACGACCCCTATGTCAATATGTTACGCGGAACAACTGCTGCAATGTCTGCTGTCATGGGTGGGGCCGATTTTGTTTCTGTTTTACCATTTGATTCTGAATACTCCGCACAACAAGAGTTAGGCAAACGAATTGCCAGAAATTCACAACTCCTTCTTCGTTATGAGTCCTTCCTTGACAAAGTGGAAGACCCAGCTGCTGGATCTTATTATTTAGAAGTCCTCACTAAAAAACTAGCAGAAACAGCATGGTCTCAATTTCAAACTTTAGAAAAAGACGGTGGATTTGGGGATGCTTTGAAAAAAGGTACCATCCAGAAAGAGATCACAACTCGTGCTGATAAAAAAAGAAATGCTCTAGCCACCAAAAAAGAAATCTTACTCGGAACAAACCAATACCCTCTTCCTTCCGAAAGACATCCTGAACTTGTCAGTTCTTTAGAAGAGACCAAAAAACAAATTGGAACAACAAAGAAGACAACCTATGTAAGTCTTGTTCCCGTTCGTCTTTCTTACGAATTTGACAAATGGAGAAATATCACAGACACTCATATCGCATCGGGGGAAAAACTTCCAAAGATTTTTTTACTCACCATCGGTGACTTAACTATGCGAAAAGCAAGAGCCGGGTTTAGTTCCAACTTTCTCGGTTGCCTTGGGTATGAAATCATCGATAACCTCGGATTCACTTCTGTTAAAGAAGGTGTGTCGGCAGCCAAAGAACTCGGTGCAGAAATCGTTGTCTTATGTTCGTCTGACGAAGAGTATGCGACCTACCTGCCCGAATTTGTTTTGGAGATGAAAACCCAATTGCCTAACTCCTGGAAATTACTCGCAGGATATCCAAAAGACCTCATCACACAAGCCGAATCTCTCGGGATCGACGACTTCATCCATATGAAACGAAACATCGTGGAATTTATGGAAAAAGCCCAAACCAAATGGATCGGGAAATAA
- the scpA gene encoding methylmalonyl-CoA mutase has translation MNKPNFANTPLSFGSTKPDPKAISLWQTAEGITIQSRYAKADLDGIEHLNYAAGIPPYLRGPYSTMYVNKPWTVRQYAGFSTAEESNAFYRRNLAAGQKGLSVAFDLATHRGYDSDHERVVGDVGKAGVAIDSVLDMKILFDQIPLDQMSVSMTMNGAVIPVLAFYIVAAEEQGVSKDKLSGTIQNDILKEFMVRNTYIYPPKHSMKIIADIFGYTSKYMPKFNSISISGYHMQEAGATADLELAYTLADGWEYIKTGIASGLSVDEFAPRLSFFWAIGMNHFMEIAKMRAGRLLWAKIVKQFQPKSTKSLALRTHCQTSGWSLTEQDPFNNVGRTCIEAMAASLGHTQSLHTNALDEAIALPTDFSARIARNTQIYLQEETNIHRVIDPWGGSFYVEKLTNDLVHKAWALITEVQKLGGMAEAIETGIPKMRIEEASARKQARIDSGKDVIVGVNRFRLDKEAPLDILDIDNTAVRIAQIKRLEQMKKDRDNTAVEAALNAITKCAETGEGNLLELAVDAARKRASLGEISYAMEKVFGRYKAVIRSISGVYSSEISEDKGYLEARDLADEFAKLEGRRPRIMVAKMGQDGHDRGAKVISTSFADMGFDVDIGPLFQTPAEVAKQVVENDCHILGVSSLAAGHKTLVPQVIEELAKLGAEDVLVVVGGVIPAQDYDFLYKSGATAIFGPGTVISEAAKQILNILLGERRAA, from the coding sequence ATGAACAAACCCAATTTTGCCAATACTCCTCTTTCTTTCGGTTCTACAAAACCAGACCCCAAGGCCATATCCCTTTGGCAAACCGCGGAAGGAATCACCATTCAATCTCGTTATGCGAAGGCCGATTTGGATGGAATCGAACACTTAAATTATGCCGCAGGAATTCCCCCTTATTTACGTGGTCCTTATTCTACGATGTATGTGAATAAACCTTGGACCGTTCGTCAGTACGCAGGATTTTCCACGGCCGAAGAATCCAATGCTTTTTATCGTAGAAACCTAGCTGCCGGACAAAAGGGACTTTCTGTTGCCTTTGACCTTGCCACCCACCGCGGTTACGACTCTGACCATGAACGAGTGGTTGGAGACGTGGGAAAAGCGGGTGTGGCCATCGATTCGGTTTTGGATATGAAGATCCTCTTCGACCAAATCCCTCTGGATCAAATGTCGGTTTCGATGACCATGAACGGTGCCGTCATTCCTGTACTTGCTTTTTATATTGTTGCGGCTGAAGAACAAGGTGTCTCCAAAGACAAACTTTCCGGCACCATCCAAAATGATATTTTGAAAGAGTTTATGGTGCGTAACACTTACATTTACCCACCCAAACATTCCATGAAAATCATCGCCGATATCTTTGGTTACACTTCCAAATATATGCCCAAGTTTAACTCTATCTCCATCTCTGGGTATCATATGCAAGAAGCCGGTGCTACTGCCGACTTAGAACTTGCTTATACTCTTGCGGACGGTTGGGAGTACATCAAAACAGGAATTGCTTCTGGCCTTTCTGTAGATGAGTTTGCTCCAAGGCTTTCCTTCTTTTGGGCGATTGGAATGAACCATTTTATGGAGATTGCCAAGATGCGTGCGGGTCGACTTCTCTGGGCAAAAATAGTCAAACAGTTCCAACCCAAATCAACTAAGTCACTCGCACTCCGAACCCATTGCCAAACTTCTGGTTGGTCACTCACCGAACAAGATCCGTTCAATAACGTAGGGAGAACTTGCATCGAAGCGATGGCAGCCTCTCTTGGTCATACTCAGTCCTTACATACAAATGCCCTAGATGAAGCCATTGCTCTACCGACGGACTTCTCGGCAAGAATTGCAAGGAATACACAGATTTACTTACAAGAAGAAACAAACATCCACAGAGTCATCGACCCTTGGGGTGGTTCCTTCTATGTAGAAAAACTCACAAACGATCTCGTTCACAAAGCTTGGGCCCTCATCACCGAAGTACAAAAATTAGGTGGTATGGCAGAGGCGATTGAAACGGGAATTCCTAAGATGCGAATTGAAGAAGCATCTGCAAGAAAACAAGCTCGTATTGATTCAGGAAAAGATGTGATTGTTGGAGTGAACCGATTCCGTTTGGATAAAGAAGCTCCTCTTGATATTTTAGACATTGATAATACTGCCGTTCGAATTGCCCAAATCAAACGTTTGGAACAAATGAAAAAAGATCGTGATAACACGGCAGTAGAAGCTGCATTAAATGCCATCACCAAATGTGCGGAAACTGGCGAAGGAAATCTTTTGGAACTAGCAGTGGACGCAGCTCGCAAACGTGCTTCTCTTGGTGAAATTTCTTATGCCATGGAAAAAGTATTTGGGAGGTACAAAGCAGTGATTCGTTCTATCTCAGGAGTGTATTCCTCCGAAATTTCCGAAGACAAAGGATATCTGGAAGCCAGAGACCTTGCTGATGAATTTGCCAAACTAGAAGGACGTCGTCCGAGAATCATGGTGGCAAAAATGGGCCAAGACGGACACGACCGTGGTGCTAAGGTGATTTCAACTAGTTTTGCGGATATGGGTTTCGACGTTGATATCGGGCCTCTATTCCAAACTCCAGCAGAAGTGGCAAAACAAGTGGTAGAAAACGATTGTCATATTTTAGGAGTCTCCTCTCTTGCTGCCGGCCACAAAACTCTGGTTCCGCAAGTGATCGAAGAGTTAGCAAAACTTGGGGCCGAGGATGTGCTTGTGGTTGTCGGTGGAGTGATTCCAGCCCAAGACTACGACTTCCTCTACAAATCAGGTGCTACCGCCATATTTGGACCGGGAACTGTGATTTCAGAAGCAGCCAAACAAATTCTAAATATCCTACTCGGCGAAAGAAGAGCCGCTTAG